The following proteins are encoded in a genomic region of Ailuropoda melanoleuca isolate Jingjing chromosome 10, ASM200744v2, whole genome shotgun sequence:
- the AMZ1 gene encoding archaemetzincin-1 has translation MLQYRPAQEFSFGPRALKEALVSADPALQQLYASTFSPAERLFLAEAYNPQRTLFCTLVIRTAFDWLLSRPEAPEDFQTFHASLPPRRQSPARKHIYLQPIDLSEGPAGGALLEHLRNCTEAFFLGLQVRCLPSVAATSIHCSSRPSQDSDRRQLHTDGILSFLKDSKPGDALCVLGLTLSDLYPCEAWSFTFGKFLPGHEVGVCSFARFSGDLLPSRPSASDPAPVEVAADGPKTPVQDSGQTMCFSALGMVQCCKVTCHELCHLLGLGNCRWLCCLMQGALSLDEALRRPLDLCPICLRKLQHLLGFKLVERYKRLYAWTQAGMQTRPSPDTGASSVAEDTLPSSADSGLSCGSVSEPGSSLSEPLTPDAWSHSFSVGPELEPEEGLGSLAVPESLPQLGPPPEAIEEHGRWLALCIQALEREVTEEELAQVDGAVDALAGWEMFTGRLPAIRPDLPCGRDGMGLRRVLGGTFSSLRRRLSARKLSKAGSSPCRWRAEEN, from the exons ATGCTGCAGTACAGGCCGGCCCAGGAGTTCAGCTTCGGCCCACGGGCCCTGAAGGAGGCGCTGGTCTCCGCCGACCCGGCCCTGCAGCAGCTCTACGCGTCCACCTTCAGCCCCGCTGAGAGGCTTTTCCTGGCTGAGGCCTACAACCCCCAGAGGACCCTCTTCTGCACGCTGGTCATCCGCACGGCCTTCGACTGGCTCCTCAGCCGCCCCGAGGCCCCCGAGGACTTCCAGACCTTCCACGCCTCCCTGCCGCCCCGGAGGCAGAGCCCTGCCCGCAAGCACATCTACCTGCAGCCCATAG atctgaGTGAGGGGCCGGCGGGTGGCGCTCTGTTGGAGCACCTGAGGAACTGCACGGAGGCCTTTTTCTTGGGCTTGCAGGTCAGGTGCCTGCCCTCGGTGGCGGCCACGTCCATCCACTGCTCCTCGCGTCCCAGCCAGGACTCGGACAGGCGCCAGCTCCACACAG ACGGCATCCTGTCTTTCCTGAAGGACAGTAAGCCGGGTGACGCGCTGTGCGTGCTGGGCCTCACGCTGTCCGACCTGTACCCGTGCGAGGCCTGGAGCTTCACCTTTGGCAAGTTCCTTCCAGGACACG AAGTGGGGGTCTGCAGCTTTGCCCGGTTCTCGGGGGATCTCCTGCCGTCGAGGCCCAGTGCCTCTGACCCAGCCCCGGTGGAGGTGGCTGCAGATGGCCCCAAGACTCCCGTGCAGGACAGTGGCCAGACCATGTGCTTCAGCGCCCTGGGGATGGTCCAGTGCTGCaag GTCACATGCCACGAGCTCTGCCACCTCCTGGGCCTGGGGAACTGTCGCTGGCTGTGCTGCCTCATGCAGGGGGCGCTCAGCCTGGACGAGGCCCTGCGGCGGCCCCTGGACCTCTGTCCCATCTGCCTGCGGAAGCTGCAGCACCTGCTGGGCTTCAAGCTTGTCGAGAGGTACAAG AGACTTTACGCCTGGACTCAAGCCGGGATGCAGACGCGGCCCAGCCCGGACACAGGGGCGTCGTCGGTGGCAGAGGACACCCTGCCCAGCAGCGCGGACTCGGGCCTGAGCTGCGGGAGCGTGTCGGAGCCAGGCAGCAGCCTGTCAGAGCCCCTTACCCCTGACGCGTGGAGCCACAGCTTCTCCGTGGGGCCGGAGCTGGAGCCCGAGGAGGGGCTAGGCTCGCTAGCCGTCCCCGAGAGCCTGCCGCAGCTCGGACCCCCGCCGGAGGCCATTGAAGAGCATGGGCGGTGGCTGGCACTGTGCATCCAGGCCCTGGAGCGCGAGGTGACGGAAGAGGAGCTGGCGCAGGTGGACGGGGCCGTGGACGCCCTGGCCGGGTGGGAGATGTTCACAGGGCGGCTCCCAGCCATCAGGCCAGACCTGCCCTGTGGCCGGGACGGCATGGGGCTGCGCAGGGTCCTGGGGGGCACGTTCTCCTCACTGAGGAGGAGGCTGAGCGCACGCAAACTGTCTAAGGCGGGATCGTCCCCTTGTCGCTGGAGGGCGGAGGAGAATTAA